AAAATAATCAGTTCACTCCGAGGAAAGGTGGTACACCTCGAAGAAATGACATTGTTTTCATATCCCCCACTGGAGAAGAGATCAAGCATAAGAGACAGTTGGAGCAATACCTCAAATCTCATACTGGTGGTCCCGCTATCTCTGAGTTTGATTGGGGTTTAGGTACTTTCACTTACCTGTTATTTCCTCTCACACACAGAAGAATTCTCATTGTGAAGTGATGCTAAAACAAATGGATGTATTCAATTAGGATACAGGAAGTAGGTAAATATTTGCCTGCTTGGTCATCTGAATGTTTTTAGGCGCTATACGACATCAACCAGCTTTTGTATTTTGCAGGTGACAGTCCAAGGCGTTCTGCAAGATTGAGTGAGAAATTGAAGGCAGAAGAGGCACCTGAAAGTGAATCTCCCAAGAAAAAGCAAAGAAAATCTAGTCTAAAGAAAGAAGCCAAAGATAAGAATAATAATGCAGAAGTAGAAGATGAAGCCATTGATAACAACAATGTTGCTGCAGAAGAAGCTAAAGAAAGCGGTGAAATTTCTATGGCACGTGGAGAAGATGCTGGTAATGCAGAGGTTATCACCGATGAAGCTCTTCCACAGAAGGTTGATATTGAAATAACAGAGGAGAAAACTGAGGGAGACAATGTAGTGGAGGAACCGTCAGATTTGGAAATTACAAAAAATACAGCTACTGAGAGTGCGGATGGTAATGCAGAGGGATCAAAGAAAGCAACTACTGAGGTGATAGGCATAAAAACTGAGGAATCGAAGGAGTTCGCAGGTCCAAATGGTGACGAATCCAAGGATGCATACCATGCCAAAAAGGGAACACCGGATGAGAAGGTTGATGATGCAGAAAAAATTGATGTAAATCAGAATAATGCAGAGGAGAAACAAGCAGCAGAAATTCCAGATAAGCCAGCTGTAGGTAACTAGGCCTTCCTGATTCTGCTGGATTTTTTTGCCAGTCACTAATATAGCAATATAGCATCTATAATTTAGTGAACGTTTTAACTGGTAATTGTAGATTATGTGAATTCTTACCACATGATGCTTATACCTTTCATGTGAGGTATCAGTCATTGGGTGGTTTTGCTTGTTTAAATTACACATATATTCCCAAAACCAACATATACACGCATAAATACAACCATGTTTCCAATTATATAAGCTGTATTTAGGGTGTTTTTTCATGTATAGCATAGGTGAGAGATCATACGCTCAAATGGAAAAGATTTTGGGGCTAAAATGAGGGTATTTTAGCAGTGAATAGAACTAGATAAGATTATAAAACAAGGCCACGACTGGGCAGTCTGAGCATAGATTATAATCATACCCTAAAATGAAAAAGGTTGGGGGTTACATGAAAGTATATTTTGGCAAAATAGACGAGCATTACCCAAAAGCACAAAAATAAACGCTGGATGTGTCACAAAACTAGACGATGCAATTTCCAAATATAAAACAAGCTTATCTCAGTATGACTCCATAAAACTAAATTTAATTCATTAGGTAACATCACCCTAAAAACAAATAGCACCTTCCACGCTTTTCAATATTTCAAATAAAACAACCCCAGATAAGAGACATTGGACTTGAACCAATCACTGTTGGGCACATTGCACCCTTTGAGCTCCTCCACCATGCGTATCTTC
This Primulina eburnea isolate SZY01 chromosome 2, ASM2296580v1, whole genome shotgun sequence DNA region includes the following protein-coding sequences:
- the LOC140823197 gene encoding uncharacterized protein, yielding MASFRENEQVDVLVIELPAPPGWIKKFTPRKGGTPRRNDIVFISPTGEEIKHKRQLEQYLKSHTGGPAISEFDWGLGDSPRRSARLSEKLKAEEAPESESPKKKQRKSSLKKEAKDKNNNAEVEDEAIDNNNVAAEEAKESGEISMARGEDAGNAEVITDEALPQKVDIEITEEKTEGDNVVEEPSDLEITKNTATESADGNAEGSKKATTEVIGIKTEESKEFAGPNGDESKDAYHAKKGTPDEKVDDAEKIDVNQNNAEEKQAAEIPDKPAVGN